Genomic DNA from Triticum dicoccoides isolate Atlit2015 ecotype Zavitan chromosome 4B, WEW_v2.0, whole genome shotgun sequence:
TCTGGTATGCTTTAACCATCATGAATAGACATACTGTTGATTTTTTGGTTGATTCTTTATTAACATTCTTGTTCTTATTGTGGTCTCATCTGCCTATGTGCATGTAGTACCATTGGAATGACACGAAGATGCTGGCTTGGGCAGTGACTGAGATTCGTGAAAGAAGTCACCGTGCATGGGATAGTTTCTATGCGGAAGAGCAACACAAAAAGGCGGCAGCAGAGGAGAaagcagagcaagagagagagagagttaaaagAGTACTATGCCGAGAAAAAGCGTTTCTTTCAGGATTTAGGGAAGAGGCTCGTCGCATGGAGGAGCAGGAACGGCAGCGAAAGGAGGCTCGTGAGGCggaaagaagaggaaagaaagaaaaaaagggctCGTGAGGCCAAGGTAGCAGAAGAAGCTGGTGATGAAAAAGAACAATATCCACGCTAGACTCGGTAGATTGCTTTGGTAGTATCTTAAATTTCGCAACTGTTTGTATCTTAATTTCGGTAGTTTAATGTAGTTTTATTTCATAGTTCAGTGTAACTTTATTTCAATAGTTCAATCCATCTTATTTTCAGCCGTGCCTTGTCGTAACGAAAAAAATGTAGCTTTGAAATAAAATGTGACAGTTTCTTCCCGCCAGTTTTTTTGCGCCATAAATTCATCCCGCCAATTTTTCCCGTCAATTTTTTTCAACAAAATTTCTTCCCGCCAATGTACTCTAGTCCTTCAACCGGAGTATTGATTAATTTTCAGGTTAGTTAATCAGGAGTGTGCTTCAACCATACGTTAAGTAAGTACATCCAAAATGACTGAATTGTGCAAGTACGTTTATGGTATCTCAAATCCTCAACATGCTCATCGATCTCCCCCTCTCTGCATGTTTGTACCAGTACTGAtcaagcatctagcaagcatatgtgttgtcatcagcTAGCGCATGCATGTGACCTTTATTTCAGATAAGTTGTACATTGTTTAGAATATACCTACATTGTTTAGAAGATAATTCTACTAGTACTGATCTGCACGGAGTTGAATTTTCTCACGGCGCAAGGGCCATGAGTCACATAATTTTTTTGCAGGTAGCAAAGTCACGAGAATTGGCTGATGGGCAGGGGAAAGAAGAAGATGCTTATTGCTTAGTCACGAGAACTGCCTGCTCTGAGTTGAATATATCTATATTTTTTTGCGAGGATGAATATATCTAATTTGCTTGGGTATTAGTTGGTGtggttgaaacttctcatggtgtaTGAATTAAGAGCCGTGACAATGATagatattttattattattattttgcatcAAAACAGTTGGCTATGATCCGGTATAATCGTAGCAATCAACAGCAAAATATCTCTCTGTGATTCCATAGGATCTTACATTTCTTTACACAGGAAGTGATAGTGTAATGACATGAGGAGCTAGCGCAGAGATAGATACATGCACATGATGTGCATGTAATGTAATTCAGAGACTCGACATCGCAAACATTCAAATGGCCTTTTATTTTATCTTTTCCTCTCCTATCCCTCGATGGCTAGGGCAGGCAAACTCTCCCCTTGAGGCTTGGCTGGCGAGGCCGTGGTGGATTCGACGATGGCCAAGGGTCGGACATAGAAGCCGATGGCATGGAGGTAGTCGTCGGCGCGGCAGAACATGCCGACGACGCTGCCGGCGTCGAGCACGGGCAGGCTGTGGTGCGTGCCGTCCCCGTTGCCGAAGGGGCCGTAGGTGGCCCCCAGGTTGGTCACGAACTTGAGCGAGGTGACGCAGGCCTCGATCTCCTTGAGCTTGAACGGGCCCACCGTCCAGCCGACCTCCGTCACGTACTCCGAGGGCCCCAGGGTGATCTGTGCATACCAAGGAATTTTTCGAGGAGTTTTGGAATAAGAGATAAATAAacaattgaatttgaatttgaatttaaaagAAAAGGCCCACCAGGTCTTCCGACACGCCCCCGGCGCCGCCCCAGGGCCCGGCGGCGTGCGGCTGGCCGTCCTTGTCGGTGTAGGTGAAGGCGAGGGAGTCGATGACCTTGCCCCAGCGGAGGGCGATGCTCTGCAGCCGGtgcggcggcgccgcggcgacaTCGATGTCGCGGGCAGCCCCGCCGTCGCTGCCCCACGCCCCCAGCTTCACCACCGGGCTCGGCCCTTGCACCTGCACGCACACACAGACACAACCAGCCGCCATGAGCCGTCCTCCTGCGAAGAAGATAGCACAGCATAGCATGCATGATAGGGCTTGGACATACCATTTCGTTAACAAACTCTCGCGCGGCCGCACAGCGACTGAAGCACCGATAGAAAGGAAAGTTGAGCTGATGAGGCAGGAAAGTTGAATTGGATTTTATATGCAGCAAACACACAGGGGAGGAGAGTAGTTGGTTTGCGTGGATGCGCGGCCTCCACGTACGTCTCCTCCtacttgtgcatgcatgcatgtgtatcATACTCGATCGTGGCTACTTGGGTCGATTTATGAGGATTTAATGTGTTTGTTGGACACACAATTTAGTGCTGACTCTGACGTTTCTCTTGTAACCCTGCGTAACGCTGTCCGTGATGGAAGTATTATAGGTAGTACTATCTTCGTCCGGGTTTATTAAGCCCCTTCTTATGTTAGGCTAAAATTTGACCAAAGAAAGTAACAAATAAAATATAAACTACatgtcacaaaaattataccttCAGAAAGCCCTTTCAAATACAAACCAACAGTGTACTTTCTGTAGCCTATATTTTTTATTTTGTTAGCCATATAAATAGTCAAAGTTTGACTCAAAATATTAGGGGCCTAATAAGCCCGGGcggaggtagtatcatgcatgccaattaGGAAATTTTGATGAGGTGACATAGAGTTAAATGGAGAaaaagagggttgagtatcatatcatgatactgtatcatactcccttcattcctagatatagggtgtatagtttttggcacggaaattaaagaacgcacatggagggaaaatttcacaagttttgggtgagattacacctgactaattgacatgagtaaatagaggagcttgcctgatataaggaaatgtaatcaaattccTAAAAAATATATTCAAACGAGTGGTGCAACTCAATGCACCTTATATTCCGGAACTTTttcctcaaaaatctatacaccttatatcaaggaacggagggagtattaaatgaTGTTTTACTATGTGTTATCCATGATAATATAATAAATGAACTATCCTATGCAATACTAGTATCATATGTATGatattagtatatgatactccccactacggCCAGCCTAATTAACTAATACTCCCTCACTTACCATTCAGATGGCTCTGAAATCTCATCAATCAAGGTAGAATGTGTTTGGATGGCACGAGTTTTGTGCATACAAAATTGTCCAATGAAATATTTCCCACACATTCGACTCCCGGAGAAGTGTAGCACCCTCCACCGTTGattccctctctcttatctctATGAATTAAACTAGCAAatatgcttgtgtgttgcatcaggAGAAATAAATTATACAAATGTGCTAGATATCAGAAGAAGTATGAAACATATGCCAGGAAGAGAAAAGGACTTTTAAAATATCATTTCCTAAACTACGTCCGAATCATGTCATGATGAGATAATGGGCTTTTAAAAAAGTCATTTCAAAAACTGAAAAATTGATGGTGTCTCATCACGACTTGATTTACTAAGGTGTCACAAAGAAATATGTTTTGACTGAGCAAACTGCATTTATGAACCCTACCTGAGCTAGACTGATGAATGATGTGTCTCGCCTGACCTAGCGTCGTGGTGTTTTCCATGAGCAGTAAAACTGTGGTACCAGAATAACATAACTGTGTATGGAGGGAAGCTAACCCATATGAAGGTGTGTCAATCTTTTTGGGGCTCAGAGCGTGGTACAAAACACATAAAGCTTTTTTACCCGACACGCGATGgactaaaaataataataaaacaacctctacaaatccctagaaAAACCTCTATGTAAGCGGCGGTTCATTTTGTTCGTTATTTGCGGACCTGTTTCAAAGGATCTATTTGaatttttctgaacattttctaaaatgtcaTGAACTTGTTTTTTCAAATTCCCGAATATGTTCTGAATACACAATCATTtttaaaataatgaacattttttcagAAGTCGTGAATTTTTTTATAatatgcgaacatttttttaaaatcacaaacattttatgatttctcattttttttcccaaaaatcacaactttttgaaattttgaaaattctTACCTAATTTTAAGAAaggaaaacaaataaataaatgagaaaaataaaagacaaaaaatgaaatgaaaacaaCAGGGGCACATGGGCCGGCTCATGAATGTGTGCAGGGAGGTGGAAAGGCGCTTGCTAAAAGATAAAGGCACAAAAAAAGGAAGAGAGACTGGGGTATTAGCCATTCCGATGCCTTGTGATATATGAGAGTATATCGTTTTCCTCACTCATGGATGACATAGTTAGTAATTTATAGCAACTTCGACAGTAATTTCCAGACGGTGGGCAGAAGCACTAATGACTTCATTACGATtaagtatagatatagatgtggcgTGAGACTTTGCTAATCTCAAAAAGGCGGCTTGGGTGTGGTGGCGCTGGATCATGAGGGACAGTATATCCTCGCGTGCTTCGAGCCAGAGATGGCGGTTCGCCATGCGGTCATTCTGGCTAGAGATGAACATTTCCATTCGGCCTTCAAGCATGTTTGTCGGCAATGCAATTTAGTGGTGCATGTTTTGGCCAACACTCGTAAAAATTCTAGTTTGTTTTCTGTTTCGCACCAGCTCCACAACATATCCGGGAGACCTTGTATGAATTTACTACTTAATCAATGAAATGCCAACGTTTCTTCCGTACCTTCAATGTGACACCAAAATAAACCCTTCGTTTCAAAATATTTGTTTGGTATTTCTCATTTATGTACTGTATGTATTTCCTGGTGAAGACTTGCTTCAAACTGTAAGGACACTCATTCGAAACCATGCACACTCTGGCCAAGGTAACAAACTAAGTAAGCAACTCCAACAAAATTCACCAGAAAAAACCATGCATTGCATATTTTTCAAAAGGACCAAACCGCATCATCCAAGACGCCTCACTCGTTAACCACCACCATACGATACCAGACCAACCACAGGTAGCAAAGCAACTAGCGCTacagatcatcatcatcatctcaagTCTCAGATTCTGTCGAAGCAGGCAGCTAACAAGGCAAAGGCAAGGCTGTTCGGCGACGTTTGAAacttattatcatcatcatcatcgcgcagGTCCATGTGCAGTAAGGAAGTAAAAACCAGGGCAGGACGGAGACGGGCAGATCAGTCGACGACCTCCTCCGTCTTCTTGGGCTTCGACAGGAGGTACCAGCCCAGGGCGCTCAGGCCGGCCAGGGTGCCAGCCAGCACGGCGTAGTTCCTGTTCTTGTCGGTCGAGGTGCCTGCTGCGGATGCCGACGCGGTCGAACCGGCGCCTGCGGTGTTCACGTCACCCGCTCCGGCGCTTGGGGTGGACGGAGCTTGCTCCCCAGTGCTGGGACCCTGCTGGAATTTAATGCTCTTGTCAGTAAGTTCCACCAACCACACAGAATATATACACTAGTGCACATTTTCAAAATCAAACACATCCACtggatatataattttgtgcagaaTCCAAAAGGATACTAGTTTTCTGTGCAAAGCAACGCAGGAATTCGTATCTCTTGTCAGCTTCATGACACAGACACAACTAGTGCATCTAAACTTTGCCAACGAGTATGCTAATTTGCTGTACACAACATCAAAAGACTTCACATCTCTTGTCAGTTTCACAACCAACACAGAACATATGCAGTAGTGTATCTTAACTTAGAAAGCTAAATCACATGTATCCATTAGACATATATAACTTTGTTAATAAGGATGCTAATAAATTGTGCATGACATCACAAGACTTTAAATCTCTAGTCAGATCCATGAACCACGCAGAACACATACAAACGGGTAATGCATTTCAACTTAGGAAGCTAAAACATACATATCCATTAGGCATATAGGAGTATAATTTTGTAGAGAAGGATGCTAATTTGCTGTACATGGCAACATGAGCAGACAAGCATCATGGAAATATAACATCAACAACCAATGCCCAGTTGAGTTGAGAGGTTCAAGCAATTGTGTGTTCACATACCTTGCGTGCGAGCTTCTCCCGCTTCTCTTGTTCCATTTTCTGCATAAACAGACCAGAAATAGGCCATCAGACATGTTATTAAGTATTAATAAAGCATCAGCATATACACAGAAGACCACTTATGCCAACAATATAGCTTTATATTAACAAAGCACCAACACATAAACAAAAGACCACTTATCCCAACAGTATGGCTTATATCAGATTCAGAGTTAGAAACAGGAAAAACTGGTGCCTCTGGATGTCCTGGCTAATTTCAAGTGTTCATAGTTGAACTTGTACTATGGATGAGCCTAGTGCTTCATTCGTCAACTGAACAGAGATAACAGGGCATAACACCATATAGAAAGTGATATATacacatatatgaacatacatactaCAGTCCAAGCAATAATGATTACAGCTGAAAGACTACAACTAGGAATCCTAGGGACTGAGATAAACATTTTACTGTTCAAGAATTCAACTGAAAGCAGCTAACAAGGTAATAGATCCAACTCAATGATTATGATTATATATGTAAGACAAGCATTATCTGAAGCAATGGGTGCATCAAGCACCGGTTAATTAATGTGCTGCAGAAAGAAGTATCAATTACATCTACCCGTACAAATGTTATCAAGGATTCCTAGCTGAATTTTACTTCAACATATAGTGCTTCATTTGTCAACTCAACACAGGATATACAATGGCATATATATAACTATATGATATGAACATGGTACTTTCCGAACAATGTCACTGCTGAGTATAAACAATTTAACCACTAATAAGGTAACAGTTCCAGTTCAATGATTACATATGGTAAGTAAGACAAGCATTATTTAAAGCAATGAGGTATTGCATCAAGCACAGGGTTTCCAATAGTGTTCGGAAGAAATAATGAAATAACAATGGTTCTCAGGAGACTTAACAgaaaacacacaaacaagtaactaGCATGGTGGTAGAATTTTTCTTCTCACCACAAACCTATGCTATAACATAATCATCTAGTTACACATTCCCATAATGAACAATAAACATAACTGATGGGTTCACAAGAGCCACAGCAAAAATTATAGCCCAACTGGaccacaaaattaaagaaaaaggtTCAGGGAACAGGTCAGCAGTGGCGAGAATTCAACACTCTACACATAATAGAAGATTTTCGTAACCTCAAAAACACAGCACCAACACATATCACGGTGCCTATCAGTAGGCAGTAGCCAGTGCCTACTGATAGTATGGGTAATCATATCTGTATATCCAAATATCAATCCCCAATTCCAAGCGAATTAAAACCCATATCACAGCAACCATCTAACGAAACTTCAATAGTAAAAAAAGCATGAGGAACAAATAAAATAAGTTCACACGCAGGTTTGCAAAAGATCCCCAAATCACCCACTTCGCCGTCAGAACAGCTACTGTGTCAATGGGCATAACTGAGCAACCAACCTACATCAGAAGGTTCGCATAATCGCAGAAGGCCAACACTGACACATTGTTGCCAGTGCctactgatattatttgcaatcctATATGTATAACCCAAAACCAAACATCAATTCCAAGCAAACTAAAGCCTCATATCGCAGCAACCATCCAACCGAATCTCCAATAGTAGTAGTAAAAAAGCATGATGAGCAAATATAATCAATTTATAGGCAGATTTGCACAGATCCCCAATTCCCCCACTACACCACCAGAACAgctatcatgtccatgggcataacTAAAGCAACCAACCTGCATCAGAAGATTCACATAATAATCACACACAAAAAGGCTGACATTGACAGGTTGTTGCCAGTGCATACTGGTATGATTTGCACTTGCCCAAATCAATCCCCACTAGCAAACCACCTGAAACTTCACACAGCAGAGCAACCACCCAATTCGATGAACACATAAAAGTAATTTCAGTGGCCAAAGGTCCCCCAAAGGCCAAACCCACACGAACAGAGGAGCTATACTGCATCAACGGACATAACCGAGCGAACAATCATGAATCCGAGACATAACCGAGAACGCTCTGCCACTCGACCAGGGGCGCCTCAAATCACCGTCCCCAACCCGCGCAGGGCTCAACGCCACCAACCAAACAGCCGGTGCTGGCGCGGAGTTGAACCCTGCGCTTCAAATCGCCAACCAACGCGGGGTACGTAAATCGCTAACGAAGTACGCGACATGAAAACGACCACGCGACCGGCGGAAATCCCCCGGCGGGCGCGCGGATCGCGCCGGGAACCCTAGCCCAGACGAGACGAGACGGGGCGGCGTCGCGTCGCGTCCACGAGGAGCCATCTCGCACCGGAGCgggaggagggagggaggcggGGACGGGGGCGGTATACCTTGATGTAGACGTTCTCGGCGGCCCTCTCCTCCTCGCTGAGCACCTTGCCGGAGGAGCGGAGCCTGGTCTGCAcgaaccgcgccgccgccctgcccggggcccgcgccgccgccctcgccgccgccgccatcgacatCGCCGCCGCCCGGAGAGAAAACCCTAGCACTCTCTGGATGGATCCGCTCTCTGGAAGACTCTCgaaccctctctctccctctctctggaaATGAGATGACGAGGCGGAAGCGGAGCACGGGGTGGGTACGAGTAGACCACCGCTCCGTGCCATTTTGCGATCACACCCCTTAAGACGCGCGTATTTACGCCGGCTTTACCAGTTTTCTGCTTCCTTTTTGCGTTTTGGTCCATTCCATCAACCTCCGCCCCAAGAAAGGCTCCGCCAGACTCGTCACCCCCGATACGAAATTCAAATTTCAAATGGCCTCCCGCAGCAGCGCACGTCGTTATCCATCACAATTCACAACTGACGACAAGTACATAAAAAGATAGTAGTATCATGTTGTACCAAAATGCCTGCATCTTCGTTCGCAGGGAGAAAAAAAAGCTTACACCTTGCTTGCGGGTGTATACGTCGGCGATGAGGGGTCTTCCCTGGTGGGAGCGTGCCGGCGTGGCACGGGGAGGTGGGGGAGCGGACGGTCGGCGAGGGGTGAGGTCAATGGGTTCTTTGCGTGGGTATTGCGTCCTCGAGGTGCTGGGATGGTAAGCTAAGCTGGTGGTCGATGTGGAGGAGGAGCATCTCCTTGTGTGGATGCAATCCTACAATCCTCCAAAACTCATGGTCCGACGGTCTTAGGTGAGCAAGACTTGGTCCATGCCGATGAGGTTGTCCTCTTGTGAGTTGTGTTACGGTCATAAGGATGTTATATATTGTGGCAATGCTCATAGAACGCCgcccccactgtcggtgtcaaaatcggcggatctcgggtagggggtcccgaactgtgcgtctaggattgatggtaagaggaggcaggggacacgatgtttacccaggttcgggccctatctatggaggtaataccctacttcctgcttgattgatcttgatgaatatgagtattacaagagttgatctaccacgagatcgtgatggctaaaacccagaagtctagcctgtatgattatgattgcctctacggactaagccctccggtttatatagacatcggaagggattagggttgtacaaagtcggttacagagaaaggaatcttcatatccgggagCCAaaattgccttccacaccaagaagagtcccatccggacacgggagagagtcttctatcttgtatcttcacggcccaaaaGTCCGGCCCACgctacatagtccggccgtccgaggaccctttaatccaggactccctcacccacccccTCGCGCGGGTACTTACCCAATTTCCTATATATTCCATGTAATTAGGCCTCCTAGTGACATAGTGTGCAATATGTCCCATGGGTGCTTGGGTCCAAACTCTTGACCCCCCCCCCATTAGTCTTGGGAGCACAATGCTTGTGTAAAAAACAAAACCTCATCTTTGGGCTCCTCGATCGCCtctgattcttcttcttcttcttctttagatAGTTGCTCTTCTTCATCGAACAAACGACACGAGCGTAGCTCCTTCAAGAAGATTATTTCCATACATGTCTTCTCTGTTTTGACAGCACATGGTTGGACAACTTTTTTTTGGCGGGTGGAAAGGTGACAATGTTTAAGGGAATACCAAGAATAAGAACAACTCATGGTGGCATGACACGCACAGTAAATAGCAATTAACATGTTTTCATATAACCTTTATTGTAGGTAATGTGCTGCCTAGGACAGTGGTTGGTTGGTCCTTTTGTTGCTGTGTGTCATTGATCGCTTCGACATGATACTTGGATGCGACGTTTAAAAATATATAATACCATGTCTTGACTCCAAGGTGTTACATATCTTAGATGTACTTAGTACCACCTTgttattatatttttattttttaaagtcAATAATAATTGACAATCCCCTCGTAAACACTTTATACGTGCAGATCCGTCTAATTGCTTATATCCAGTCAAACACTAGAAACCCCCTAACAAGATATTTTGCTACATCACACACTTTAGAGCTCTCTACCAAATTAATTAATAATATTAAATGGGTGCAACATACACACATAGAGACAGAGGGGCACACGCAAAGAGACTATTTCTCATGTGATTGAGAaaataaatattttaaagtcaacaaCTTTGTATGTTGattaaatttagaatttcattatgTTGTCAATTATACTAACTAGGAAATGATAAACATTCTAGTCAAGACCATGTGTTTGATAAAATATATTGTAAATAAGTAAAAATGTTTCAGTATAAATTTAAATTATAACCACTCTTAGTACTTGTTGGAAATGTTAAATATGAGTTTTGCAAGTGGCATGTCATTCGGATAGGGAACCTTACTCTTAATCCCATGGGCTCAATTGATTAACGATGACATCATTTATGTTATCGATGGTCGATTCCATTTGAGAGTCCAAGTGACCATTAAACAGTCGTAGTCTAATCAGGTAATGCTCGTAGACTCTTAATTACTAGGACTTGTAAGATGCGAAAAATTTCAGGAAAATACCGGGATTATAATGAGATCAGGATTGTCTTCACTTCAAACCTGGTGAGTTTGATTAGATTTATGCACATGTTAGTCCCAGCTTTACGACTATTTGCAGGTTTTCACCTTACTAATATGCTTTCAACAGTCGAAAGAGTTATAAGTGCCCTGCAGTACAAGACGATTAACTCGTATACTCTAGAACCATAATGGAATTATGAGAGCAGAACTTATCTTGTGAGGCCTGTCAAGTTTGTCAACCTTGATCCATTCCCTGGGGTTGTTGTGTACTTGGACCTTAGTCTTCATGACTATCTTCAGATGACTGTACCTGGCAAGAATATTATTGACTTAGAGATATTTCCATTTGATAGTTTTGGTTAACTGTGAAAGCAATTACTAGATTTGATGCTGCTACCAAGTCCCCTACTTCTCTTGGCTTGTTTCTAGCTATTCACCCTTTCACCTGGCCATCAATAAATGTTGAGATTGCATTTTCCATGAGGCAAAAGCTCTTTGAGGATTACATTACCAAGGGCAAAATCACACCACATTTGATAGTGAAAAATTATGTGGTAATTACAACTTGTTCCAGTGCTCTTAGGCTCAGTTAACCGGTGAGGCAAGTCCATTTGTCATTGGTGGCGGGATCTATATAAGAGTAGAGGTGAAGATTATGCAGCCATAGTGTGTAACTCTTGAACCTCAAgaatgtaacatgttgtttgcgaACCATATCCTTTATGGCTACTAATGAAGCATGGCAGGAACTTTTGTTTTATTATATGTAGTGTCGGTGTCGAAacgggcggatcttgggtagggggtcccgagctgtgggtcTAGGATCGATGGACAACAAGGAACGTAGGGacaacgtttacccaggttcgagccctctcgaggaggtaaaaccctacgcctccCTTGATTGTGTTGATGTGCAGTATGATCATTACATAGTTGATACACCACGAGATTGGATGAACTAAACCCAAGTATCTTAGAAAAGATGCTATAACCTTAGAGAAATGGTGGTGGAAGCTTGAGATACAACAGGGCTTGTGGCAAGAGGTGATACAAGCCAAGTACCTTAGAACATATACTGTAAGCACAACGAAATGTAATTTTGGCGATTCTCCTATTTGGGAAGCTATCCTGAAAGTCAAGGATCACTACTTGGCTAGGAGAGGAGTGGTCCTGAATTCCAGCAATATTGCTAGAATGTGGATTGATTCCCTGAATAATAATCCGCCTCTATGTTCTAAatatcaagttctctacaatatTTGTAATGA
This window encodes:
- the LOC119294497 gene encoding uncharacterized protein At2g27730, mitochondrial-like isoform X2; this translates as MSMAAAARAAARAPGRAAARFVQTRLRSSGKVLSEEERAAENVYIKKMEQEKREKLARKGPSTGEQAPSTPSAGAGDVNTAGAGSTASASAAGTSTDKNRNYAVLAGTLAGLSALGWYLLSKPKKTEEVVD
- the LOC119294496 gene encoding horcolin-like encodes the protein MVQGPSPVVKLGAWGSDGGAARDIDVAAAPPHRLQSIALRWGKVIDSLAFTYTDKDGQPHAAGPWGGAGGVSEDLITLGPSEYVTEVGWTVGPFKLKEIEACVTSLKFVTNLGATYGPFGNGDGTHHSLPVLDAGSVVGMFCRADDYLHAIGFYVRPLAIVESTTASPAKPQGESLPALAIEG
- the LOC119294497 gene encoding uncharacterized protein At2g27730, mitochondrial-like isoform X1 produces the protein MSMAAAARAAARAPGRAAARFVQTRLRSSGKVLSEEERAAENVYIKKMEQEKREKLARKQGPSTGEQAPSTPSAGAGDVNTAGAGSTASASAAGTSTDKNRNYAVLAGTLAGLSALGWYLLSKPKKTEEVVD